A genomic window from Candidatus Obscuribacterales bacterium includes:
- a CDS encoding glycosyltransferase family 2 protein, protein MPAYNAAKTLLKTFEDMPKGTFSEVILVDDCSKDDTVAVAGTLPIKVVKHPHNLGYGGNQKTCYFEALRDGADIVIMLHPDYQYDPRKIPEMIAPIVEGRADIVLGSRFLGGGALKGGMPMYKYIANRFLTTTQNTILGTNLSEFHTGYRAYSRRFLETVPFLRNSLAFVFDAEILCQAVYFGFNIEEIPVETRYFAEASSINFMNSVKYGLGVLRSLMSFWAAKNGLKASPLFRP, encoded by the coding sequence ATGCCGGCATACAATGCTGCCAAAACGTTACTGAAGACCTTTGAAGACATGCCGAAGGGCACATTCTCAGAAGTGATTCTCGTAGACGACTGCAGCAAAGACGACACAGTTGCAGTTGCCGGCACATTGCCGATCAAGGTTGTTAAACACCCACATAACCTTGGTTATGGTGGCAACCAAAAGACTTGCTATTTCGAAGCACTGCGTGATGGTGCCGATATCGTCATCATGTTGCACCCGGATTACCAATACGATCCACGCAAAATTCCGGAAATGATTGCACCAATTGTTGAAGGACGTGCAGATATCGTATTAGGCTCACGCTTCCTCGGTGGTGGTGCACTTAAAGGCGGAATGCCGATGTACAAATACATCGCCAATCGCTTTTTGACAACTACACAAAACACAATTCTCGGCACAAACTTATCTGAGTTCCACACGGGCTACAGAGCATACAGCCGTCGTTTCCTCGAGACAGTTCCATTCCTGCGCAATTCACTCGCATTTGTTTTCGATGCGGAAATACTTTGCCAGGCTGTCTACTTCGGATTCAACATCGAAGAAATTCCAGTCGAAACACGTTATTTCGCTGAAGCTTCATCAATCAATTTTATGAATAGCGTCAAGTATGGCTTAGGCGTATTGCGCAGCCTAATGAGCTTCTGGGCAGCAAAGAATGGACTCAAAGCAAGTCCACTTTTCCGTCCTTAA
- a CDS encoding DUF1574 domain-containing protein, producing MQQSTISRILFSTTVLSVVLVVAFDLWIGLAHPLAKSPTASLDRTEVYCATNTYEKEVKSPPVVVLGSSLVTAPIMQAESNYHKTAIPRFLHRRSHVLENAIAEKLGSTPDVYCMAVGGEMASDAYLITKRLLKKTTPIAVVYGVAPRDFQDNLMPGIQSSETFRILSDIDDVKDLSQKTTLSFEEQGGLFVERISALARYRADIRSYVALRAKKIIDALSPVPLFEKMGPDLQVRVRRDGWFPEEALGTPPAVPGYAVEHTPEKQVTYEYIRRYNPIAPKFVDAEFGYLNKLFQLCDEKGVSVVVVNMPLSAFNKKLMAKGFYTEYMSRMKNVCAQANAEFVDLNTTEWDAADNFVDSVHLKPEVSQKFLETLADVVSKSQAAIAIKSGKTIAATTQTR from the coding sequence GTGCAGCAATCAACCATATCCAGAATTCTGTTCAGCACAACGGTATTGTCCGTGGTGCTTGTTGTTGCTTTCGATCTCTGGATAGGACTTGCGCATCCGTTAGCAAAATCACCGACTGCAAGTTTGGATCGCACTGAAGTTTATTGCGCGACAAATACATACGAGAAGGAAGTGAAGTCACCTCCTGTAGTTGTATTGGGTTCGTCGCTTGTAACTGCGCCAATCATGCAAGCGGAATCTAACTATCACAAGACTGCGATACCGCGCTTTTTGCATAGACGCTCGCATGTTCTAGAAAATGCGATTGCAGAGAAATTGGGAAGCACACCCGATGTCTATTGCATGGCAGTAGGTGGAGAGATGGCATCGGATGCTTATCTCATCACGAAACGCTTACTGAAAAAGACAACGCCTATCGCTGTTGTGTATGGCGTTGCGCCAAGAGACTTTCAAGACAACTTGATGCCTGGCATTCAATCCAGTGAGACATTCAGAATTTTGTCTGACATCGATGATGTTAAAGACCTGAGTCAAAAAACCACCTTGTCTTTTGAAGAACAAGGCGGACTATTTGTTGAGCGTATTAGCGCATTGGCTCGTTATCGCGCAGACATTCGCTCATATGTTGCATTGAGAGCAAAGAAAATTATCGACGCACTTTCGCCAGTGCCACTCTTTGAAAAGATGGGCCCCGATTTGCAAGTGCGCGTGCGCCGTGATGGCTGGTTTCCTGAAGAAGCACTGGGAACTCCACCGGCTGTACCTGGCTATGCCGTGGAGCACACGCCCGAGAAGCAAGTCACTTATGAATACATCCGTCGCTATAACCCAATCGCACCAAAATTCGTAGACGCTGAATTCGGTTATCTAAACAAGCTATTTCAATTGTGCGATGAGAAAGGCGTATCCGTAGTCGTCGTCAACATGCCGCTGAGCGCCTTCAACAAAAAGCTGATGGCCAAAGGCTTCTACACCGAGTACATGTCCCGCATGAAAAACGTCTGCGCCCAAGCCAACGCCGAATTCGTCGACCTCAACACAACAGAGTGGGACGCAGCCGACAACTTCGTTGACTCCGTGCACTTAAAACCGGAAGTAAGCCAGAAATTCCTCGAGACTCTAGCCGACGTCGTCTCCAAATCACAAGCCGCCATTGCCATCAAGTCCGGCAAAACCATCGCCGCAACCACACAGACGCGTTAG
- a CDS encoding MBL fold metallo-hydrolase, whose amino-acid sequence MADKKKMVPGNVPGDFFVDTTCINCDNCRALAPTVFGEFGDYAGVKKQPENDEEVRAALHALVCCPTGSIGTAEKHDIKAAMADLPIHIDGGIYYSGFNSPKAAGGQSYLMLHDGGNWMTDSPKFHPHVTNWIDEHGGLKYIFLTHRDDVADANKYAEKYGAKRIIHREDLEAQPDAEIVIEGIEPVQIDNDFLVIPMPGHTEGHCMMLYKNKYLFSGDSLTSNYYRKDGLECWGPLWTWYSFDVQTESLEKLRKYDFEWILPGHGRRWHVDSAEMKRQVENMLNQAQHEPPPNWKIKLAHVEAYADYMEKSHQPIYAAKQRKIAEEIRAQMAITK is encoded by the coding sequence ATGGCTGATAAGAAAAAGATGGTCCCCGGGAATGTGCCAGGCGATTTTTTCGTCGATACGACTTGTATTAATTGCGACAACTGCAGGGCTTTGGCGCCTACGGTGTTCGGGGAGTTTGGGGATTATGCGGGTGTTAAGAAACAGCCGGAAAATGATGAGGAAGTGCGGGCGGCGTTGCATGCGCTTGTTTGTTGTCCGACTGGCTCAATTGGGACTGCCGAGAAGCATGATATTAAGGCGGCGATGGCCGACTTGCCGATTCATATAGACGGTGGGATTTATTATTCGGGGTTCAATTCGCCAAAGGCTGCCGGCGGACAGAGTTATTTGATGTTGCATGATGGCGGCAATTGGATGACGGATTCGCCGAAGTTTCATCCGCATGTGACTAATTGGATTGATGAGCATGGTGGGTTGAAGTACATATTTCTGACGCATAGGGATGATGTGGCGGATGCGAATAAGTATGCAGAGAAGTATGGGGCTAAGCGAATTATTCATAGAGAGGATTTGGAAGCGCAGCCAGATGCTGAGATTGTTATTGAGGGCATTGAGCCGGTGCAAATTGATAACGATTTTCTGGTAATTCCAATGCCGGGACATACGGAAGGGCATTGCATGATGCTGTACAAGAACAAGTATTTGTTTTCCGGTGATTCGCTGACGTCGAATTACTATCGTAAGGATGGGCTGGAATGCTGGGGTCCATTGTGGACTTGGTATTCGTTTGATGTGCAGACAGAGTCGTTGGAAAAGCTACGTAAATACGATTTTGAATGGATTCTGCCGGGGCATGGGCGTCGCTGGCATGTGGATTCGGCAGAGATGAAGCGTCAGGTGGAGAATATGCTGAATCAAGCTCAGCACGAGCCGCCACCTAATTGGAAGATTAAGCTAGCCCATGTGGAAGCCTATGCGGACTATATGGAGAAGTCTCACCAGCCAATTTATGCGGCTAAACAGCGCAAGATAGCCGAAGAAATCCGGGCCCAGATGGCGATTACGAAATAG
- a CDS encoding DUF1574 domain-containing protein produces MKETEATKNAAAQRLCESTPSELASCAQSSGCPITRLLKGSTAVVALMIFLALNYYIAGKSKENANNYKLDKSWVGWAVNDFINAPDRKNVVFLGSSLMLVPLSGNDANYLNKKLDGSKHHHSQYFEDQLKRRTGYSASAYTFALPGEMPSDAYMVTNFLLKDDKQPDVIVYGVGPRDFMDNLLPSPSATDPFRLLSQLGSIDDHASLFLPDWQARLDYELGKVFYFYKDREKITDKLAKLANTVINDVLPAPKGAKPFSIFDRRQLLPAYRPAELEVGEAFFRPETAEDKKRGIFDNLAEYRKRYKELKWDTFLTQMQFFASFLDVAKQRGIHVVVMAMPITDVNRSLLSDRAWGAYMNSVKALAKAKGASYVDLHNSGAFQVTDFMDTVHLSPDGGKKMLDCLVETIRLDSTTLSYLNKGNVEIDTKSLAQRKGNSL; encoded by the coding sequence ATGAAAGAGACCGAAGCTACAAAGAATGCGGCGGCTCAAAGATTGTGTGAATCAACTCCGTCAGAGTTGGCGAGTTGCGCACAGTCTTCAGGTTGTCCCATAACACGCCTCCTAAAGGGCAGCACTGCGGTGGTTGCCCTAATGATCTTTCTTGCACTGAACTATTACATCGCCGGAAAGAGCAAGGAAAACGCCAACAATTACAAGCTGGACAAGTCTTGGGTTGGCTGGGCAGTGAATGATTTCATCAATGCACCCGATCGCAAGAACGTTGTCTTTCTTGGCTCATCCTTAATGCTCGTGCCGCTTTCAGGCAACGACGCTAACTACCTGAACAAGAAATTGGACGGATCAAAGCATCACCATTCACAATATTTCGAAGATCAACTGAAGCGCCGCACAGGCTATTCAGCGAGTGCTTATACGTTTGCCTTGCCTGGTGAAATGCCATCTGACGCTTACATGGTGACCAACTTCTTGTTGAAAGATGACAAGCAGCCCGATGTAATTGTCTATGGAGTCGGTCCACGTGATTTCATGGACAACTTGTTGCCCAGTCCATCAGCAACAGATCCGTTTCGTTTATTGAGTCAACTTGGTTCAATTGACGACCATGCATCGCTGTTCTTGCCTGACTGGCAAGCTCGTTTAGACTACGAACTTGGCAAAGTCTTCTATTTCTACAAAGACCGCGAGAAGATAACTGACAAACTGGCAAAGCTTGCCAATACCGTCATCAATGATGTATTGCCTGCACCAAAAGGGGCTAAGCCATTTTCGATATTTGACCGCCGCCAATTGCTTCCGGCCTATCGTCCTGCAGAGCTTGAAGTTGGCGAAGCCTTCTTCCGCCCTGAAACAGCTGAAGACAAAAAGCGCGGCATCTTCGACAACCTCGCTGAATATCGCAAGCGCTACAAAGAATTGAAGTGGGACACTTTCCTTACCCAAATGCAATTCTTTGCCAGCTTCTTGGACGTTGCTAAACAGCGAGGTATTCACGTTGTCGTCATGGCGATGCCAATCACAGATGTAAATCGCTCGTTGCTTTCAGACAGAGCCTGGGGCGCATATATGAACAGCGTCAAAGCCCTGGCAAAAGCCAAAGGCGCAAGTTATGTCGACTTGCACAACAGCGGCGCATTTCAAGTCACAGACTTTATGGACACTGTTCACTTGAGTCCGGATGGCGGAAAGAAAATGCTCGACTGTTTGGTTGAAACTATTAGATTGGACAGCACCACTTTGTCTTACTTGAACAAAGGCAATGTAGAAATCGATACTAAATCCCTAGCACAACGCAAAGGCAACTCGCTCTAA